The DNA segment CGACCGGGAGACGCCGAAACCGCAGTGGACCAGCACCTGCCGGCCCTCCGATAGGCACCGGTCGATGAAGGCGAGAGCGGCATCGACGGCTTCCTTCGGGACGTCGGCGGGATCCTTCGCATCGACCAGGTTGAGCATCAGCCGGTTCCCCCGCCGGGCGACCAGGTGCTCGGGGTGATCCGGCGGCACCGTGCCGAGCGGGGAGTAGGTGACTGCCAGGCAGTGGTAGGGGCTCCGGCAGGCGTGCACCACGCACCAGGTCTCGTGCGCCTCCACCGCGACCTCGTAGTCCTCCTGCGTCCCGATGTAGAGGTTCTGGTAGATCTCGATCATATGCCCTCCTCACCGCGCCTCGAGCGCGTATGCCGCCGCCCCGAGAAGCGGCGCCTGCCCTGCGAGATCCGATACGACAAGCCGGGGAAGGGCGAGGTAGCGGTCGATGAACGGTTCCATCTGCCGGATCACGATATCTCCGTAGTACCGGGCGAGCGGTCCGTCGAAGACGATCACCTCGGGGTTGTAGGCGACGATGACGCTGGAGACCCCCCGGGCGTTCATCTCCCCGAGCGCCTCCATGAAGGCGAGGGCGACCGGGTCCTCCGCCCTGGCCGCCGTAAAGATCGCCCGGGTTGAGGAGGGGTCGAAGGCCGCATCCCGGACGTCGGCCGCATCCCGCCACGCCGCGAAGAACCCGGGGATGTTCTTTGCAGAGGCGTAGGCCTCCCAGTGGCCGGCAAACCCGCACCCGCAGACGAGGTTGTAGCGGGTATCGACGGGGATATGCCCGATCTCCCCGGCGTTCCCGCTCATCCCGAGGAGCAGGCGGCCGTTCACCACCGCGCCCCCGCCGATGCCGGTCGAGAGGGTGATGTAGACGACGTTATCGGAGCCGCGGGCGGCGCCCGCCCATCGTTCGCCGAGGACGCCGGCCCGGGCGTCGTTGATCAGGGCGACCGGCAGCCCGAACCGCTCCCGGAGCGGTTCGACGATCTCCACGACCGGGAAGGCGATGTTTGGGGAGTCGACGACCCACCCACGGGCGGGGTCCAGCGGACCGGCCGACGCGACGCCGATGGCCGCGGCCTCCCGCCCCTGCGGCGACGCGAGGAGGGTTTCCACCCGGGCGGCGATCGCGGCGGTGATCACCTCCCCGGATGCTCCTGCAGTCGGCGTCGGGACGGCGTCGTGGGCGAGCAGGGTCGCGTCGGAGCCTACCAGGGCGGCGCGGAGGTTGGTTCCGCCGAGGTCAACGGCAATCACGGTCGTCATATGGGTCACTCCTCTGGACAGCAGGTGCTTCTCTTCTCGGATTACGCGAACCACCGGGATAAACCTTGCTTCCGGCCGGGCCGGCGGATCCGGGAGAGAGACCGCGGCTACAAAAGTAAGGTATATCTACTTCCCACACCAAGATTTAGGTATACCTAAAAATGATCACCATGGAGAAGACGCTGCTTGAACTGGAACCGGGCATGCAGGGAGCCATCGCCCGATTTATCGGGAATCCGGGCTTTATCCGGAAACTCAGAACCATCGGAATCAGGGAAGGCAAGAACCTCACTGTCGTCACCCGTCACCCCCTCGGCGGTCCGGTGGTGATCGAAGTGGATGGCCGGGAAGTGACGCTCGGCCGCGGAATGGCCGTAAGGGTCGTCGTGGACGTTGCCGCATGAAGACCGTCGTCCTGATGGGCAACCCGAACGTCGGGAAGAGCGGGATCTTCTCGCGGCTGACCGGCACCCGGGTCATCACCTCGAACTACGCCGGGACCACCGTCGACGTCTCCCGCGGGAAGATGCATCTTCCGGACGGCCCCGCCGCGGTGATCGACGCGCCCGGCACCTACTCCCTCACCCCCACGAACCCGGCCGAAGAGGTCGCCGCGGAGATCCTCGGAGAGGCCGACGTCGTCGTCAACGTCGTCGATGCGACCAACCTGGAGAGGAACCTCTACCTGACCCTCGAGACCCTGGAGCGCGGGGTCCCGGCGACCGTCGCGCTCAACCTCTGGGACGAGGCCGGGCACCAGGGCATCACGATCGACGTCGCCGGGCTTGAAGCGCTCCTCGGGGTGCCGGTCGTCCCGACCGTGGGCCTTTCCGGGGAGGGGATCCGGGAACTCGTGGAACGGCTCGGCGAGGCACGCCCCTCGGCGACGATACGGCCCATGAGCGAGGAGGAGCGGTGGGTGGCGGTCGGCCGGATCACCGGAGCGGTGCAGACGATCGCCCACCGGCACCACACCCTCGCCGACCGACTCAGCGAGGCGAGCATCCGGCCGACCACCGGCCTCTTCATAGCCCTCGCGGTCATCGCCGCCGCGTTCCTGGCGGTCAGGTGGATCGGCGAAGGGCTCATAGCGTACGTCTTCGAGCCGCTCTTCGACCTCTATACCCCGATCGTCATGAGGGCGAGCGACCTCCTCGGCCCCGGGATCCTGCACGAGATCCTGATCGGGCACCTCATCGACGGCGAGATCGATTACGTCCAGTCGATGGGGCTCCTGACGACGGGGCTGTACGTTCCGTTCGCCATGATCCTCCCCTACATCGTGGCGTTCTACCTCGTCCTCTCGATCCTCGAGGATACCGGTTACCTCCCCAGGCTCGCGACGCTGGCCGACACCTTCTTCCACCGGCTCGGGATGCACGGCTACGGCATCATCCCGGTCTTCCTCGGGTTCGGGTGCAACGTGCCGGGGGCGCTCGCCACCCGGGTGCTGGAGACGAAGAAGCAGCGGTTCATCGCCGCCACCCTCATGTCGCTTGCGATCCCGTGCATGGCGCAGATCGCGATGGTCTTCGGGGTTCTCGGGCCGTTCGGCCTCCAGTACGTGGTGATGGTCTTTGTGACCCTCGCGCTCGTCTACGTCGTTGCGGGCCTGATCCTGAACCGGGTCGTGCCGGGCGAGTGCCCGGAGATATTTTTAGAGATCCCGCCCTACCGGGCGCCGGATCTGCGGGCGACCGTCACGAAGACCTGGATGCGGGTTCGGGGCTTCATCGGGGAGGCGATCCCCTACCTCTTCCTCGGTATCCTGCTCGTCAACCTGCTCTATTCGGTCGGGTTCCTCGACCTGCTCGCGGCCGCCTTCGCCCCGGTGATGGAGGCCTGGCTCGGTCTCCCTGCCGGAGCGGCCGTCGCGCTCCTGGTCGGGTTCCTCAGAAAGGATCTCGCGGTGGGGATG comes from the Methanoculleus marisnigri JR1 genome and includes:
- a CDS encoding dual specificity protein phosphatase family protein produces the protein MIEIYQNLYIGTQEDYEVAVEAHETWCVVHACRSPYHCLAVTYSPLGTVPPDHPEHLVARRGNRLMLNLVDAKDPADVPKEAVDAALAFIDRCLSEGRQVLVHCGFGVSRSAAIGLLYLAAYTDVLPRERFADAEEAFRKIYPPYKPGRGIRGFLEAHWDEYARRRVAA
- a CDS encoding ROK family protein, whose protein sequence is MTTVIAVDLGGTNLRAALVGSDATLLAHDAVPTPTAGASGEVITAAIAARVETLLASPQGREAAAIGVASAGPLDPARGWVVDSPNIAFPVVEIVEPLRERFGLPVALINDARAGVLGERWAGAARGSDNVVYITLSTGIGGGAVVNGRLLLGMSGNAGEIGHIPVDTRYNLVCGCGFAGHWEAYASAKNIPGFFAAWRDAADVRDAAFDPSSTRAIFTAARAEDPVALAFMEALGEMNARGVSSVIVAYNPEVIVFDGPLARYYGDIVIRQMEPFIDRYLALPRLVVSDLAGQAPLLGAAAYALEAR
- a CDS encoding FeoA family protein, whose protein sequence is MEKTLLELEPGMQGAIARFIGNPGFIRKLRTIGIREGKNLTVVTRHPLGGPVVIEVDGREVTLGRGMAVRVVVDVAA
- a CDS encoding ferrous iron transporter B, which gives rise to MKTVVLMGNPNVGKSGIFSRLTGTRVITSNYAGTTVDVSRGKMHLPDGPAAVIDAPGTYSLTPTNPAEEVAAEILGEADVVVNVVDATNLERNLYLTLETLERGVPATVALNLWDEAGHQGITIDVAGLEALLGVPVVPTVGLSGEGIRELVERLGEARPSATIRPMSEEERWVAVGRITGAVQTIAHRHHTLADRLSEASIRPTTGLFIALAVIAAAFLAVRWIGEGLIAYVFEPLFDLYTPIVMRASDLLGPGILHEILIGHLIDGEIDYVQSMGLLTTGLYVPFAMILPYIVAFYLVLSILEDTGYLPRLATLADTFFHRLGMHGYGIIPVFLGFGCNVPGALATRVLETKKQRFIAATLMSLAIPCMAQIAMVFGVLGPFGLQYVVMVFVTLALVYVVAGLILNRVVPGECPEIFLEIPPYRAPDLRATVTKTWMRVRGFIGEAIPYLFLGILLVNLLYSVGFLDLLAAAFAPVMEAWLGLPAGAAVALLVGFLRKDLAVGMLVPLGMSPEQLVIAVTMLTIYFPCVATFVVLLRELGARGMLAAAGVMVTTALLVGGALRMILIGF